TTGGAAGAAACCCTAAAGTGGGGCGAGCCCAGTTACCTTACCAAAAACGGGAGTACCATACGAATTTACTGGAAGCCCAAAAAACGAAATCAATATGCCATCTATTTTAAATGCACGAGCAAGTTGGTGCCCTTCTTTAAAAAGGTGTACGACCAAGTGTTTACGTTCGAGGGCGATCGGGCCATTATATTTGAAATGGACAATCCATTGCCAAAGAGTGAATTGAAGTGCTGTATTGTGGCGGGCCTGACCTACCATAAAGTGAAGAAAATGCCGCAGCTGGGTTTGTGATACTTATGAAAAATGACTTGTTATGATTACCGACAGCATCCTACTAATTAGAAAATACCACCTATGACACGAAGCACACTCATGGCAATGGCCCTACTGATCTCGTTCAGTTGCCAACCCAAAAAGACGGAGAAGCAGTCTGAAATGGTTGTGGAGGCAAAAACAGAAAAAACGTCGCTAACGGCAGAACAATTGCAACAATACGAGACGGCCTACTTTGCCAGTGGCTGCTTTTGGTGCGTAGAGGCCATTTTTGAAAGTGTCAAGGGCGTAAAAGAGGTGTTCTCAGGCTATTCGGGTGGCACCGAGACCAACCCCACCTACGAAGATGTGGCCTATGGCCGAACCAGTCATGCCGAGGCGGTTCAGGTCTATTACGACCCAAAGACCATTACTTTTCAACAGTTGGTGCAGGTATTCTTTGGTTCGCACGATCCTACTTCGTTAAACAGACAAGGCCCCGATAGGGGTCCGCAGTACCGTTCCATCGCTTTTTATAAGAATACGGAGGAAAAGAAAATCATTGAAGATTATATTGCCCAATTGGAACAAGAAAAGGTCTATGACCGGCCGATTGTCACCGAAGTGACAAAATTCGACAAGTTTTGGAAGGCCGAGAAATACCATCAAGATTATGAGCGAAAAAATCCAAACAACCCTTACATTCGGGCCGTATCGATTCCACGATTGAACCGTTTCAAGAAAAATTTTCAGTCTTTTTTAAAGGAAGGGACGCATTAGCAGGACTTGGAAAGAAAGGTGCTTGAATTGGGACGCCTTTTTGCGGTCTAGTCCTTCAAAACCACCTCACTGTATTTCGAGTTTACGGTAATGGTCTTGCCCGAATCCGGTTTCAGCAAATAACCCTCATGGGTCACCAGATTGGCATTATTAATACGGCTCATCTTCAACCCTGAAGGGTAACTGATGGTTGACTTTGTACCGTCTAAATGCAATGAGACCGCTGTTTTGGGCAGGTTGCAGCTAAACTCACCATTTTTGACCGTCACGTTTACATCAGAGAAACCGTTTGAAATGGCGTTGATGGCCAAATCACCCAAATGATTGGTGACATAGGCCCTGTCGTTCACTTTGTCGATGATGATACTCGAAGAGTTCGCGATAAGCACTAGGTCGTCAACCTCTTTCAAACTAACGAGGTCTGCGTAATCGGTCTTTAGGTCGCCCAGCCGCCATTTTTCTACTACCACAGGGGTATAAGAAGCCCTTATGTTGGTTTGCTCCCCGTCGATGGTAGCGGCAAGCAAGCTTGCATATTGCAAGCTTGCGTTGATGTTCTTGGTGGTCGCTGCCAATTTCACCTCACCGTGCCGTACGTTCATTTTCAGTTTGACCGATTTCGGCATTTTTATCTTAATTGTTTTTTTGATCTTGTATTTTTTGCTCTCCCCATCGGATGGAAAGAAAAACACATCGGGCGCCTCGCCTTTTTGCCTTGAAATAATGACATTTCGCTGCTCTTCACGAATTTGTTCACGAATGTCTTGTCGCTGCTCCCTGAGGGCTTCACGCTGCTCTTGCAAAGCCTGACGCTGTTCCTCGCGGGCGGCCCTTATTTCCTCCATGGCCTTTTCGCGCTCTTCTTTGCGTTCTTCAAGGCGTTGTTTCATCTCTTTGGAACGCTCTTTCATCTCTTCGCTCCATTCCTCAAAACGCTCCCGATACTCTTCGTCAAAATTCTTGTCGAATTCCTTTTTCCATTTTTTCAGGTATTTGTCGCCATCTTTTTGATAGGCCTTATAATCAAAATCCTTGAATGGCATGGGGGGCATTGGTGGCATGGGGGGCATTTTGGGCATCACCGCCAATTCGGGCATTTCGGGCAATTCGGGTATTTCAAGATCCAAAAAGAGGGGCTCCACATCAGGAACGACAAAATTAAAATTCTCTCCCCTGAATGAATACGCCCATGAGTTTTTACCTAGGGTACTCACCTCAATTTCACGGCTGTTGCCCTTGATCTCGATAGGCGGGCGGTCAAAATACTTTTTTGCCTCCTCGTCAGACGCACCCTCAAATTCGACCACGGCAGTGATTTCGACCTGGTTTTTGTCCCATGTTTCAAATTCGATGTCGGTGTGCGTGGTATTAATTTCAAGCACGGCTTCATCGCCTACATTGAAGGTCTCTTTGTAGGTCTTCGATTGTTTTTGGGCAGTGAGCCCGGATGCTGCCAAGAAGACAACCCCCAAAAAGTTAGATAATATGATTCGATTGCTGTTCATTTTTTGATGATTTTAATTGGTTCAACTTTGTTTTCAATTTTTGCAGTAACTGTAATCTGAGCTGTAGGTTTTTTATCAGTGCCGTTATGGTCTGGTCATTGGGGCCCACTTCGTTCAGTTCTTGGTTCAGTTTTTTATATTCCGCATCCAGTTCGGCCAACTGCTCCATATAGCCATCGACCAAGGCCTTGTTTTCGTCGGAGACATCTAAACTGGCCAACTCCATATTGATATTGGCCACATAGTAGGCCTCTACCTTTTGCAGATCGGGCGAAAGGTCGCCCAACGAAATGTTTGGCTGTGCTTGTTCTGTATTTGCCCGGTCGACCGTGGTGGTCTTTATATTATCACTGGCACTGTTTCGCGTAAAGAGAAACGCACCGACACCTATCAACACCACGACAGTAGCCGCGATCTGAAGCCAAACCATAGGGTTTCGTTTTTTGGTTTGGGGCATGGCGGCTTCCAGTTTGTCGAAGAACCGCTCTTCGTGCCCATCCCTCATGTTGAAGGCTTGTTTTTTTCGTTCTTCCTCAAAAAGTTTTTTAAGATCCTGTGCCATAACTTTTGTCTTTGAGCATTTCTTTTATGTATCCTTTTCCGCGCAATAACCGTGTTCTCGAAGTGGTCTCGGTAATATTGAGTATTTCTGCAATCTCGTTATGGTCATATCCTTCCACCAAAAACAATTGTACCACATATCGATACTTCTCGGGCAGTCGGTTTATGGCCTGTTTAACCTTATCTAGCGATACCCCATCGCTCACCGTCCAGTCCTCCTGCTCGTCTGCAACCCTCATATACCCCTCGTTCAATGCTATCGAATTCATTTTTTTTGTCTTGAGAAAGTCAATGCTTCCGTTGACCACTATTCGCTTTAACCACGCCCCGAAAGACACCTCGCCCCTGTATTGTTCGATGCGTTGAAAAGCCTTGACAAACGATTCTTGCAATATGTCCTCAGCGTCGTGCTCGTTACCCAAAAAACGCATGGCCACACAGAACATTCCTTCGGCATATTTTCGGTACAGGTCCATCTGGGCCTTCCTATCGTTTGCCTTACATCGTTCTACAAGTTCAACCTGTAACATGGTCAGTTTTCGGGTTTGTTCAGTTGTTGCACACTTAAAGGACGACCAAAAAAAAGCAGCGTTGCAAAAAAGATTATTTTTAGGCCCTTTTTAACAATATTTCTTGAAGCAAGTTACTTTAAATAATGGGGTCATTGCGCTAAAGGTACTCGATTACGGTGCTTTGATACAAGAGCTTTGGGTGCCTGATGCATTCGGAAAAAAGCGCAATGTGGTGGTCGGATTCCACCGACCTACCGATTACCTAGCAGACCAGTACTGTCTTGGGGCCTCGGTGGGCAGATTTGCAGGAAGAATTTCTGGGAAGGGATTTGAACTTGAAGGTACGTTTTACCCACTGCACCACAAAAACGGGGTGCATTTACATGGCGGCAAAGAAGGATTTCAAAAGAAATACTGGCAGATTACCCAAATTGACGAGGGCCAGCACCCTTTTATTGAGCTCACCTATCTGAGCAAAGATATGGAAGAGGGCTACCCGGGCAACCTCAAGGCCAGCATTCGTTATCAATTGATAGAGAACGCCCTGCACATTACCTATTCGGCGACTACTGATAAAACAACGATAGTCAACCTCACCAACCACTCCTATTTTAAGTTGGACAGTGCCCCTACCATTGCCGAACATCTGTTGAAACTGAACAGCATGTCTTTTTTGGAAACCCATGCAAACTTGCTGCCCACAGGAAACATCTTGTCGGTCAGTAATACATCTTACGACTTTCGTATGGAACGACCTATTGGAGAACCGCTGTTTGATACGCCCATGGTGCTTGAGAACAACAAAGGGTTTGCCGCTGAATTGACCTCTACCGTTTCGGGCATTACAATGGGCGTTGCCACCGACCAACCGGCTATGGTGGTGTATACGCCAAAACGGTTTTCGGGTATTTGTTTTGAGACCCAAAATTTTCCCGATGCGCCAAACCATAGGCATTTTCCGTCTGCAGTGCTGCGACCGGGAGACGTATATCGAAACGAAACGAAACTTGCGTTTGGCCGCTGTTCTTGACTTGAACCCAAACTTGTTACCTTAGTACCGGCAAAGAATTTTTTGTTTAAAAAAGTACCACAAATAGCATCCAAAGAGAACATATCAAAAATCAAGCGGCTTAGAGAGCAGGCCCTTTCAGTCGACCACTTGGTCGATGGTATTTTCAAGGGCGACAAAACTGCTTTGGCACGGGCCATTACACTGGTCGAAAGCTCGGCCCAAGAACACCTTCAAAAAGCTGAGGCCATTATCGAAAAATGTCTCTCAAAAAAGAGTCATAGTGTACGCATCGGCATAACGGGCGTACCCGGTGTCGGCAAGAGTACCTTTATCGAGGTGTTTGGCAAAATGCTCACAGAAAAGGGTAAAAAGGTAGCGGTTTTGGCGGTGGATCCCTCCAGTTCGTTGAGCAAGGGCAGCATCTTGGGTGACAAGACCCGCATGCAGACCCTTGCCAGAGATCCCAATGCATTTATACGCCCCTCCCCTGCGGGTGACTCGCTTGGTGGTGTGGCACAAAAGACGAGGGAGGCCATGATCCTCTGCGAGGCGGCAGGACACGACATCATTTTGGTAGAAACGGTCGGTGTGGGCCAAAGTGAAACGGCCGTACATGGTATGGTCGATTTTTTCCTTTTGTTGAAACTTGCCGGCAGTGGCGATGAATTACAGGGCATAAAACGGGGCATCATTGAAATGGCAGATGCCATTGTGATCAACAAGGCCGATGGCCCAAATGAAGAACAGGCAAACTGGGCAAAGACAGAGTTTACAAGGGCCCTGCACCTATATCCCCCAAAGAAAAACGAATGGACCCCAAAGGTGCTGACCTGTTCAGCTACTGAAAACAAGGGCATTATAGAAATATGGCAATTGATAAAAGACTTTGTTGCATTGACAAAGCAAAATGGTTCGTTCGTAGACAACAGGGTGCGCCAGAGAAAAAACTGGTTTTTGCAGGGGGTCGATGAACATCTTAAGAGGCAATTCTATTCTGGCCAATCATCAAAAAGCCTTCTCAAGAAATACCTTTCAATGGTCGAAAAGGGCAAAATGGCCCCATCACACGCCATTCGAAAGTTGTTTGCTGAGTATAGGCAGTAAGCAGTGAACAGTCGGCAATCGTTGTTCGCAAGACTTAAAACAAACAATTCGTGGTTATTCGTGAAATTCGTTTCCAATAAAGAACAAGGCTACAAACCTTAAATTCCAAATTTCAAAACCCTATACGGAAGGCTGTAGCCTGAAACCTCTGGGCCTTGAGCTTCGAACCTAGAAAAAAAAGGTAAATTTGCCGCGAAGACGACCCTAACATGAAACCAATCACCAATTCTTTTTTGTCAATAGTAGTGCCCCTTTACAATGAACAGGACAATGTGGTGCTACTTACCAAAAAAATACACGAAAGCCTGCCCGGTTATAACTATCAGATTGTTTACGTAGATGACTTTTCGACCGACAATACCCGAAAGGTGGTCAAGGATATGGATGACAAAAGGGTTCATTTGATCGAGTTGAAGAAGAATTATGGGCAAAGCTTGGCCCTGGCGGCAGGAATGGATTATGCCACGGGCGACTATATCATTACCATGGACGGTGATTTGCAGAACGACCCTTCTGATATACCACAAATGCTGGCCCATGCAGTAGCGGGCGAATACGATCTGATTACCGGCATACGGCAAAAAAGAAAGGATTCGCTTGTTAAGAAAATACCGTCAAAGATTGCCAATTTCTTGGTGAGGCGCGTCACCAAACTGGATATCAAAGACAACGGGTGCGCCCTGAAAGTATTTACCAAAGACATCGCCAAGGGCCTTAATCTCTATGGTGAGATGCACCGCTTTATTACCCTACTTGCCTATTTGGAAGGGGCCCAGATAAAACAAGTGAATGTCAAACACCATGCACGCCACGCGGGAAAATCGAAATACGGACTTGAAAGGGTTTTCAAAGTGGTTGCCGATATGATGCTCTTGCTGTTCATTAGAAAATATTTTCAGCGGCCCATACACCTTTTCGGGATTTTCGGGGTGTTGCTCATCATACTCGGAATCTTCATAAACATCTATTTATTGATCGTAAAACTTGGTTTTGGCGAGGATATCGGTAGCCGGCCCCTGCTAATCTTTGGTATGATGTTCATCTTGGGGGGCATACAATTGTTCACCATAGGCATTGTGATGGAACTGCTGATCAGAACCTACTACGAATCGCAGCAAAAACGACCTTACAGAATCAAAAAAATCAGCATTGGTGACGGAAAAGCTGCGTAAAAGACTTTTGACCGCCCTCAAAATCTTGATCAGTGCAGCACTGATCTATTTCATCTTTACCAAGATTGACCTTGCAGAAGTGGTGGCCGTTATCAAAAGGTCTGATCTGTTTTACCTGTTTTTGGCGTTGGTTCTCTTCATCGTATCAAAAGTGCTGAACGCTTTGCGTCTCAATCTTTATTTTCATGTAATCGGTGCCCCATTGACCCAAAAGAGCAACTTTAAACTCTATCTGCTGGGTATGTTCTACAACCTCTTTTTGCCAGGAGGCATCGGGGGCGATGCCTATAAGGGCTACCTCATACAAAAAACCTTTCAGCCTGGTACCAAAAGAGTTGTGTCGGTGCTGCTGCTTGACCGTTTGAGCGGCATGCTATTGATCTTTATTTATGCATGCGCCCTCGCCCTGTTTTTAGAGGCCGACGCGTTCAAAGGGTTTCATTGGGTATTTGCTTTGGCCATTCCGTTGAGCATGGGTGTTTTTTGGGGTTTGAACAAAAAAATATTTCCCTACGTGCTAAAAGTCTTTTGGGGGTCAATTGGCTATTCTGCACTATTGCAGGCAGCACAATTGATAGCGGTTCTATTCATCTTAACAGCACTGTCAATTGACGGGAACACCTTGGCCTACCTGTTTATCTTTTTGATTTCCTCCATTGTTTCCGTTTTGCCGTTGACCATCGGTGGTATCGGCAGCCGTGAGGTTACCTTTCTCTATGGCGCCAAATGGCTGGGGTTGGTGGCCAGTGCCTCCATTGCCATAAGCATGGTCTTTTTCTTGATAACGGCCTTGGTATCGCTACTGGGTATTTTCTATCATTTCAAGAAACCAAAATTGGAAACATCAGGTTCCCAATGAAAATCCAACACTCATTGTCAACTCTTCAATAATTAAATATTTAGGTTTGTCAACTAGAGCGCAGTCGAGGGGTTTATGCGAAAATGCAACCATATTAAAATAAGGTCTAGACTGCTCCCGATAATTATCGGGACGACCTGACACAATAGCATTGCAAGGAAACCTTGGGAAGACTCTAATCAATAGATATGCACCAAATGCATCTTTTTGAGCACTTTGTGCCGTGTACTGGGCTCCAAGAACTTAAGCTGCAATCGTGTAATGCGGAAATTATCGACCGTTATCTGCTTGTCCCACTCAAGATCGGCCTCTCGAAGTTTCCCAAGTTCCTCGTCACTGAGGTAGACCCACACATCGTTCATTTTGGGCAAATTGGCCATTGTTGTAATGTTGACCGGGTTTTTGTTGTAAAAGTCCAGCGCCCATGTATGCCGTTCCGATATTTTATAGATGTTATCCACGGGAATATCAAATTCCTTCACTTTTTGGGCCATGGTCGAACCCGCCTGATACTTCAACAGTTCTGGGTAAAAATGCATGTTCATAACCCCATTGAGCAATAGCGAGGCGTACACCGAAAGGGTAACGATACGCAGGTAATATGCTTCTTGCTTCAAGCAGAAGTAAATGATGACCAAAAGCGTTGCAATCAGTATAATGTAGGCCGCAGGGTTCTGAAATTTGAATACATGAAAACAAACGAGCAAAGAAAAGATAAAGACAACACTCAAAATAAAGTACTGTACAACCAACAATATCTTGATTGTTTTATGATTGGTCTGTCGGTGCAAACTGTACACGTAAGACGCGGTCAGAATTGAAAACAAGGGAATGATCACATTAAGATAATGCGGCAGCTTAAATTGGGCAAAGCTGATGATAAAGAAAATGAGTGCAATGCCGGCAACTGTCATAAACTGATAGTCGCCCCTATAATTGAGGTCATTTTTTATAAAGGTTTTGGCGCGTAACCAATAGGCTGCCAGTCCCAAGACCGTCCACGGCAAGAACACCCACAAAAAGGTGTGGAAAAAGAAAAAGTAATCGTTGCTGTTTTTGCCCACCCCTTCACCACTCAGGCGCTCAAAGCTCTGTTCCCAAAAAATAAAGAAGATGCCGCTTCGGTTGTTCTTGCCACGAATCACTTTCTCGGGGTGCAGATCAAACTGCTGGTAATAGGCGTACAGCATGGGAGCTATGGTAAGGGCGAACACCAAAAGTGCCAATAGCACCTTATAGCTGAACAAAACCTGCCATTTTCGGGTATAGGCAAGATGGCAGAGCAAACAAATTCCGATGACCAACAGGGCTATTTGCCCCTTGGTCGAAAAGGCCATGCCGGCACCAAAAGCCCCTAGAAGAATGTGCCATAATTTATTCTTTTCCACATAGGCCACCAGTTGCCAAATGGAAAAAATGGTAAAACCGGTCAGCACTGCATCGGTACGAACATCAATATTTGAAAGCACGATGGTCTGGGCGGTCATAAAGATCAAGGCCGCAAACTTGCCCACATCCTTGTTGTAAAAAAGTTTTGCCAGTCCGTAGCAACTGTAGGCGCCCAACAAGGTTGCCAAAATGGCGGGAATACGGTAGGCCCAGTCATGTATGCCAAATAGCTTGTACGAGAGTGCCGCCAACCAATAATGCATATGGGGCTTGTCGAGATATTCTTCGGGACCCTTAAAAAGATTGATGAAATCGTTCTCTTGCACCATTCGCATGGCCATGACGGCAAATTGGGCAGAATCGTTTTCGAAGAGGGTGACGAACATTCCGGCAACGTAGACCAGTACAACCAAAGTAATCAAGAACCAGTATCTGGTCGAAGAAATCATACCCCAAATTTGTAAAAGGCAAATATAGCCAACTTGCTGAACACCCAGCCAAAGAAGACGCCCACAAACATTCCTGTCAGCACATCCAAAGGAAAATGCACCCCGATATAGATGCGACTATAGGCAACCAAACTGGCCCAGATAATCAAAAAAAACCTTAAAAACCTTATTTTGCCTTGAAACAGAAAGGCAAAGAATGATGCCACGGCAAACGAATTGGCCGCATGGGCAGAAAAATAGGCGTACTTGCCACCACAATAACTTTTCACCAAACGCATGACACCACTGATGTCGGGGTCATGGCAGGGCCTTAAACGTTGTACCCCATATTTAAAGAAATTCGATAATTGGTCGGTGCAGGTAATCAAAAGGGCCACGGCCACTAAAATAAGTAGCGTTCTTTTGAGTCCGAAAAAACGATAGGTCAAAAACAGTAGTACTGCATATAGGGGTACGGCACTGATGGTATCGGTCATGAACATCCAGAAGCCGTCCCAGGTTTCGGTGCCCAGGCCATTTAAAAAAAGAAAGGTTTGCCGATCGAGCTGTACCAGTTTTTCAAGCATGACAACTACTCCTCGTAACGTGAAACTTCCCTATCATAAAAGGCGGTGGCCGCCTCTATGAGATTCTCGGCCTCAGCTTCCAACTCTTTTTCATCTTCCTTTGAAAACTCTTCGAGCCATTCGACCTCATCATTTTCCAAATTGATGATGAATCGCGGGTACTCGGTGTGTACCACAAAAATAGCAGTAGGATAATCGGTATTGTCGCCCAACAGGAATTTCGGCAATTCCATAGTTTTAAACTTTTTGAATTAATCGTTTGGTCAAATAATCGAACCGAAGATACAACAAAGCGGCAGATGCAGTGAGACCGGCAAGAAGTCCGATCCAGATACCGACGCTCTTGAAATCTGTATGCAGGCCCAGATAGTAGCTTATGGGAAAACCAATTACCCAATAGGCAATAAAAGTGATCCCTGTGGGAATCTTGACATCTTGCAACCCGCGAAGGGCCCCCAAGACCACCACTTGAATACCATCGGAGATTTGAAAAAAGGCCGCTACAAGCAACAACTGCGCCGCCAGTACGATCACCTCAGTGTTATCGGCCATGTTGACCACATCGTCAAGATCTAGATAGATGGTGGGAAACCAATGTCGGCCCAAAAGAAACAACGCCGCAAAAACGATTTCGAGCAAAAAGGTCAAAAAGAAGACCGATTGTGCAATTCGGCGCAGTTCCTGAAAGTTTTGCAGCCCTTTTTGG
This portion of the Flagellimonas lutaonensis genome encodes:
- a CDS encoding DUF1801 domain-containing protein, producing the protein MHVDTFKIVSSPEVKAVFAGYPDFVRPKMESLRKLILEAAQETEGIAKLEETLKWGEPSYLTKNGSTIRIYWKPKKRNQYAIYFKCTSKLVPFFKKVYDQVFTFEGDRAIIFEMDNPLPKSELKCCIVAGLTYHKVKKMPQLGL
- the msrA gene encoding peptide-methionine (S)-S-oxide reductase MsrA, which codes for MTRSTLMAMALLISFSCQPKKTEKQSEMVVEAKTEKTSLTAEQLQQYETAYFASGCFWCVEAIFESVKGVKEVFSGYSGGTETNPTYEDVAYGRTSHAEAVQVYYDPKTITFQQLVQVFFGSHDPTSLNRQGPDRGPQYRSIAFYKNTEEKKIIEDYIAQLEQEKVYDRPIVTEVTKFDKFWKAEKYHQDYERKNPNNPYIRAVSIPRLNRFKKNFQSFLKEGTH
- a CDS encoding OmpH family outer membrane protein, giving the protein MNSNRIILSNFLGVVFLAASGLTAQKQSKTYKETFNVGDEAVLEINTTHTDIEFETWDKNQVEITAVVEFEGASDEEAKKYFDRPPIEIKGNSREIEVSTLGKNSWAYSFRGENFNFVVPDVEPLFLDLEIPELPEMPELAVMPKMPPMPPMPPMPFKDFDYKAYQKDGDKYLKKWKKEFDKNFDEEYRERFEEWSEEMKERSKEMKQRLEERKEEREKAMEEIRAAREEQRQALQEQREALREQRQDIREQIREEQRNVIISRQKGEAPDVFFFPSDGESKKYKIKKTIKIKMPKSVKLKMNVRHGEVKLAATTKNINASLQYASLLAATIDGEQTNIRASYTPVVVEKWRLGDLKTDYADLVSLKEVDDLVLIANSSSIIIDKVNDRAYVTNHLGDLAINAISNGFSDVNVTVKNGEFSCNLPKTAVSLHLDGTKSTISYPSGLKMSRINNANLVTHEGYLLKPDSGKTITVNSKYSEVVLKD
- a CDS encoding RNA polymerase sigma factor: MLQVELVERCKANDRKAQMDLYRKYAEGMFCVAMRFLGNEHDAEDILQESFVKAFQRIEQYRGEVSFGAWLKRIVVNGSIDFLKTKKMNSIALNEGYMRVADEQEDWTVSDGVSLDKVKQAINRLPEKYRYVVQLFLVEGYDHNEIAEILNITETTSRTRLLRGKGYIKEMLKDKSYGTGS
- a CDS encoding aldose epimerase family protein — encoded protein: MKQVTLNNGVIALKVLDYGALIQELWVPDAFGKKRNVVVGFHRPTDYLADQYCLGASVGRFAGRISGKGFELEGTFYPLHHKNGVHLHGGKEGFQKKYWQITQIDEGQHPFIELTYLSKDMEEGYPGNLKASIRYQLIENALHITYSATTDKTTIVNLTNHSYFKLDSAPTIAEHLLKLNSMSFLETHANLLPTGNILSVSNTSYDFRMERPIGEPLFDTPMVLENNKGFAAELTSTVSGITMGVATDQPAMVVYTPKRFSGICFETQNFPDAPNHRHFPSAVLRPGDVYRNETKLAFGRCS
- the meaB gene encoding methylmalonyl Co-A mutase-associated GTPase MeaB; translated protein: MFKKVPQIASKENISKIKRLREQALSVDHLVDGIFKGDKTALARAITLVESSAQEHLQKAEAIIEKCLSKKSHSVRIGITGVPGVGKSTFIEVFGKMLTEKGKKVAVLAVDPSSSLSKGSILGDKTRMQTLARDPNAFIRPSPAGDSLGGVAQKTREAMILCEAAGHDIILVETVGVGQSETAVHGMVDFFLLLKLAGSGDELQGIKRGIIEMADAIVINKADGPNEEQANWAKTEFTRALHLYPPKKNEWTPKVLTCSATENKGIIEIWQLIKDFVALTKQNGSFVDNRVRQRKNWFLQGVDEHLKRQFYSGQSSKSLLKKYLSMVEKGKMAPSHAIRKLFAEYRQ
- a CDS encoding glycosyltransferase family 2 protein, which translates into the protein MKPITNSFLSIVVPLYNEQDNVVLLTKKIHESLPGYNYQIVYVDDFSTDNTRKVVKDMDDKRVHLIELKKNYGQSLALAAGMDYATGDYIITMDGDLQNDPSDIPQMLAHAVAGEYDLITGIRQKRKDSLVKKIPSKIANFLVRRVTKLDIKDNGCALKVFTKDIAKGLNLYGEMHRFITLLAYLEGAQIKQVNVKHHARHAGKSKYGLERVFKVVADMMLLLFIRKYFQRPIHLFGIFGVLLIILGIFINIYLLIVKLGFGEDIGSRPLLIFGMMFILGGIQLFTIGIVMELLIRTYYESQQKRPYRIKKISIGDGKAA
- a CDS encoding lysylphosphatidylglycerol synthase transmembrane domain-containing protein, with amino-acid sequence MTEKLRKRLLTALKILISAALIYFIFTKIDLAEVVAVIKRSDLFYLFLALVLFIVSKVLNALRLNLYFHVIGAPLTQKSNFKLYLLGMFYNLFLPGGIGGDAYKGYLIQKTFQPGTKRVVSVLLLDRLSGMLLIFIYACALALFLEADAFKGFHWVFALAIPLSMGVFWGLNKKIFPYVLKVFWGSIGYSALLQAAQLIAVLFILTALSIDGNTLAYLFIFLISSIVSVLPLTIGGIGSREVTFLYGAKWLGLVASASIAISMVFFLITALVSLLGIFYHFKKPKLETSGSQ
- a CDS encoding ArnT family glycosyltransferase; amino-acid sequence: MISSTRYWFLITLVVLVYVAGMFVTLFENDSAQFAVMAMRMVQENDFINLFKGPEEYLDKPHMHYWLAALSYKLFGIHDWAYRIPAILATLLGAYSCYGLAKLFYNKDVGKFAALIFMTAQTIVLSNIDVRTDAVLTGFTIFSIWQLVAYVEKNKLWHILLGAFGAGMAFSTKGQIALLVIGICLLCHLAYTRKWQVLFSYKVLLALLVFALTIAPMLYAYYQQFDLHPEKVIRGKNNRSGIFFIFWEQSFERLSGEGVGKNSNDYFFFFHTFLWVFLPWTVLGLAAYWLRAKTFIKNDLNYRGDYQFMTVAGIALIFFIISFAQFKLPHYLNVIIPLFSILTASYVYSLHRQTNHKTIKILLVVQYFILSVVFIFSLLVCFHVFKFQNPAAYIILIATLLVIIYFCLKQEAYYLRIVTLSVYASLLLNGVMNMHFYPELLKYQAGSTMAQKVKEFDIPVDNIYKISERHTWALDFYNKNPVNITTMANLPKMNDVWVYLSDEELGKLREADLEWDKQITVDNFRITRLQLKFLEPSTRHKVLKKMHLVHIY
- a CDS encoding phosphatase PAP2 family protein — protein: MLEKLVQLDRQTFLFLNGLGTETWDGFWMFMTDTISAVPLYAVLLFLTYRFFGLKRTLLILVAVALLITCTDQLSNFFKYGVQRLRPCHDPDISGVMRLVKSYCGGKYAYFSAHAANSFAVASFFAFLFQGKIRFLRFFLIIWASLVAYSRIYIGVHFPLDVLTGMFVGVFFGWVFSKLAIFAFYKFGV